In Janthinobacterium rivuli, a single genomic region encodes these proteins:
- a CDS encoding histidine kinase produces MEHYQLAGSGRSNTRQAWRLLLCCTLALAFFLLAARLDLAERLTQSLWRQEHWQLDELALSLLVLALALAGFAVRRGRQVALLLAQNRALTQRLLRAQEEERCALARELHDEVGQDCTAIRAAASYILRAREGDQANVQACAASIARSSEALHAMVRTMLRRLRPPVLDSLGLAPALQALCDSWAQQHGIACHFAPQAIPDSLDDSTATAIYRLVQEGLTNVARHAGADRATVELRADAHGVLHLAIEDNGRGLCTDKTPADGFGMLGMRERVAGLRGHIRWISALGNGLRIEVALAARCAA; encoded by the coding sequence ATGGAACACTACCAACTGGCCGGCAGCGGCCGCTCGAACACGCGGCAGGCCTGGCGCCTCCTGCTGTGCTGTACGCTGGCGCTGGCTTTTTTCCTGCTGGCCGCCAGGCTGGATCTGGCCGAACGGCTGACGCAGTCACTCTGGCGCCAGGAGCACTGGCAACTCGATGAACTGGCTCTGAGCCTGCTGGTGCTGGCGCTGGCGCTGGCTGGCTTCGCCGTGCGGCGCGGACGCCAGGTGGCGCTGCTGCTGGCGCAAAACCGCGCCCTCACGCAGCGTCTGCTGCGCGCGCAGGAAGAGGAGCGCTGCGCGCTGGCGCGCGAGCTGCACGATGAAGTGGGACAAGACTGCACGGCCATCCGCGCCGCCGCCAGCTACATCCTGCGCGCGCGCGAGGGCGACCAGGCGAACGTGCAGGCGTGCGCCGCCAGCATCGCGCGCTCGTCGGAAGCACTGCACGCGATGGTGCGCACCATGTTGCGCCGGCTGCGCCCGCCCGTGCTCGACAGCCTGGGCCTGGCGCCGGCCCTGCAGGCGCTGTGCGACAGCTGGGCCCAGCAGCACGGCATCGCCTGCCATTTCGCGCCGCAGGCCATCCCCGACAGCCTCGACGACAGCACCGCCACCGCCATCTACCGCCTGGTGCAGGAAGGCTTGACGAACGTGGCGCGCCACGCGGGCGCCGACCGGGCCACGGTGGAACTGCGCGCCGATGCGCACGGCGTGCTGCACCTGGCCATCGAAGACAATGGCCGCGGTTTATGCACGGACAAGACGCCAGCAGATGGCTTCGGCATGCTGGGCATGCGCGAAAGAGTGGCCGGCCTGCGCGGCCATATCCGCTGGATCAGCGCGCTGGGCAACGGCTTGCGCATCGAAGTGGCCCTGGCGGCACGGTGCGCAGCATGA
- a CDS encoding NF038120 family PEP-CTERM protein yields the protein MHRSSHARVSPATANTSATRGRATILAALATLSVLASAPAMAGVLTFDNLRPDVYESGQTLNTSSYNLLFLADPTTAAGGGVSGVGAILDGRAGSSCDIAACPQGATGNYLAILNDGGVNFARADHQAFTLAGFDYSFIAPVSGLPNQNWGQLQLSGTLSDGQVISTSLAFPGQGSDGNYFFQSASLLGGFSNYAFTGLTFNACIFNDTGACSNSIDFPAFNQGQFALDNINVSAVPEPSTYMLMLAGLGAIGMLSRRRSGKFAAANVQGA from the coding sequence ATGCATCGTTCATCACATGCGCGGGTATCGCCCGCCACCGCCAATACATCCGCTACCCGCGGTCGCGCCACCATCCTTGCCGCGCTGGCCACCTTGTCCGTGCTGGCCTCGGCGCCGGCCATGGCCGGTGTCCTGACCTTCGACAACTTGCGCCCCGACGTGTATGAAAGCGGCCAGACGCTCAATACGTCGAGCTACAACCTGCTGTTCCTGGCCGATCCGACCACGGCGGCCGGCGGCGGCGTCAGCGGCGTGGGCGCCATCCTCGATGGCCGCGCGGGTTCGTCATGCGATATCGCCGCCTGCCCGCAGGGCGCCACCGGCAACTACCTGGCTATCCTCAACGATGGCGGCGTGAACTTCGCGCGTGCCGACCACCAGGCATTCACCCTGGCCGGTTTCGATTATTCCTTCATCGCGCCTGTCTCCGGCTTGCCGAACCAGAATTGGGGCCAGCTGCAGCTGAGCGGCACCCTCAGCGACGGCCAGGTGATCAGCACCTCGCTGGCGTTTCCCGGCCAGGGCAGCGATGGCAATTACTTTTTCCAGAGCGCTTCCCTGCTGGGCGGTTTCAGCAACTACGCGTTTACGGGCCTGACCTTCAATGCCTGCATTTTCAATGACACGGGCGCATGCAGCAATTCCATCGATTTTCCCGCCTTTAACCAGGGGCAGTTTGCGCTCGACAATATCAATGTCAGCGCCGTGCCGGAACCGTCGACCTACATGCTGATGCTGGCCGGCCTGGGCGCCATCGGCATGCTGTCGCGCCGCCGCAGCGGCAAGTTCGCCGCTGCCAACGTGCAAGGAGCGTGA
- the ilvB gene encoding biosynthetic-type acetolactate synthase large subunit, with amino-acid sequence MKPDPAPLLAPAHDLAPRNGASTLIDTLLALGVDTVFGYPGGAVLPLYDALHAQPRLRHVLVRHEQAAVHAAEGYARSTGRPGVVFVTSGPGMSNTTTGLLDALCDSVPVICISGQVATTSIGTNAFQECDALGISRPVTKWNRQIRAADETAAVVHEAYAQATQGRPGPVLIDFPKDMQLAPVADHTPPPSVAAVPAPLPEAADIEQAASLIAGARQPVFYGGGGLINSGLDACAAFGQLVKLAAAPCTLTLLGLGAFPAAHPAFLGMLGMHGTLEANLAMHHADLIVCVGARFDDRVTGRLDAFCPGAKVIHIDIDPASIHKVVRADVALRGDCAPVLAALLAQLRDRLLADRQPWWQRIDGWRAQHSLAFDDTQEVIAPQALMRRLQAALDGKDAIVSTDVGQHQMWAAQHLRFEQPRRWLTSGGAGTMGYGLPAAIGAQIAHPGKCVVCVSGDASILMNIQELATAVQHRLPVKVVLSNNGYMGMVRQWQELHHGERYSHSYTAALPDFVALARAFGWQAHTVSRREELDAALAACLASSGPYFLDVRVHGEENCFPMMAPGAGHHEVTLSKGKVYSER; translated from the coding sequence ATGAAACCCGATCCCGCTCCCCTCCTCGCTCCCGCCCACGATCTTGCGCCGCGCAACGGCGCCAGCACCCTGATCGACACCCTGCTGGCCCTGGGTGTCGACACCGTCTTCGGCTATCCGGGCGGCGCCGTGCTGCCCCTGTACGATGCGCTGCACGCGCAACCGCGCTTGCGCCACGTGCTGGTGCGCCACGAGCAGGCGGCCGTGCACGCGGCCGAGGGTTATGCGCGCAGCACGGGCCGGCCCGGCGTCGTCTTCGTCACGTCCGGCCCCGGCATGAGCAATACCACCACGGGCTTGCTCGACGCCCTGTGCGATTCGGTTCCCGTCATCTGCATCAGCGGCCAGGTGGCCACTACCAGCATCGGCACGAACGCCTTCCAGGAATGCGACGCGCTGGGCATTTCGCGCCCCGTCACCAAGTGGAACCGGCAAATCCGCGCGGCCGACGAGACAGCGGCCGTCGTGCACGAAGCGTACGCGCAAGCCACGCAAGGGCGGCCCGGTCCCGTGCTGATCGATTTTCCCAAGGATATGCAACTGGCGCCCGTTGCGGACCACACGCCGCCGCCATCCGTCGCAGCCGTCCCTGCTCCCCTGCCCGAGGCGGCCGATATCGAGCAAGCCGCCAGCCTGATCGCCGGCGCGCGCCAGCCCGTGTTCTATGGCGGCGGGGGCCTCATCAATTCCGGCCTCGATGCCTGTGCCGCCTTCGGCCAACTGGTGAAACTGGCGGCCGCGCCATGCACCTTGACCCTGCTGGGCCTGGGCGCCTTTCCCGCCGCGCACCCGGCCTTCCTCGGCATGCTGGGCATGCACGGCACGCTGGAAGCGAACCTGGCCATGCACCACGCGGACCTGATCGTCTGCGTCGGCGCCCGCTTCGACGACCGGGTGACGGGCCGGCTCGACGCCTTCTGTCCTGGCGCAAAGGTCATCCACATCGATATCGACCCTGCCTCCATCCATAAAGTGGTGCGCGCCGACGTGGCCCTGCGCGGCGATTGCGCGCCCGTGCTGGCGGCCTTGCTGGCGCAGCTGCGCGACCGCTTGCTGGCCGACCGCCAGCCGTGGTGGCAGCGCATCGATGGCTGGCGCGCGCAGCATAGTTTGGCCTTCGACGACACACAGGAAGTGATCGCGCCGCAGGCGCTGATGCGACGGCTGCAGGCGGCGCTCGATGGCAAGGACGCCATCGTCTCCACGGACGTGGGCCAGCACCAGATGTGGGCGGCGCAGCATTTGCGCTTCGAGCAGCCGCGCCGCTGGCTCACCTCGGGTGGCGCCGGCACCATGGGATATGGCTTGCCGGCCGCCATCGGCGCGCAGATCGCCCATCCGGGAAAATGCGTCGTGTGCGTCAGCGGCGACGCGTCGATTTTGATGAATATCCAGGAACTGGCCACGGCCGTGCAGCACCGCCTGCCCGTGAAAGTGGTGTTGTCGAACAATGGCTACATGGGCATGGTGCGCCAGTGGCAGGAACTGCATCACGGCGAGCGCTACAGCCACAGCTACACGGCAGCGCTGCCCGACTTCGTTGCCCTGGCACGCGCCTTCGGCTGGCAGGCGCACACGGTGAGCCGGCGCGAGGAGCTCGATGCGGCACTGGCGGCCTGCCTGGCATCGAGCGGCCCCTACTTCCTCGACGTACGCGTGCATGGCGAGGAAAACTGCTTCCCCATGATGGCGCCGGGCGCGGGGCATCATGAAGTGACCCTGTCCAAGGGCAAGGTGTACAGCGAACGGTAA
- a CDS encoding cytochrome P450, with protein MPPLDHVTAPAPATTLRQIRQLPGPFALPIIGNAMQVRLPRIHRDVEGWVRRYGPFVRAWFGRTLVLVVADSEAVAAVLRDRPDGFRRPLSSYTISVEMGGIPGVFLAEGSEWRNQRRMVMAGMAPGAIKAYFPALVTVAQRLQRRWQHAATQGQAIALDGDLKRYTVDIIAGLAFGSEVNTLESGEDVIQRHLDAILPAVARRSLSMLPYWRYVKLPVDRRLDRDVAALDVAVAQLVQQARERMAHDPARRVRPPNLLEAMIAAADEKDSGVNDRAVAGNVLTMLLAGEDTTANTISWIIYLLQRHPHSLAKAREEVRRLAPDVAQFSVAQMDSLDYLGACASEAMRLKPVAPYIPLEALRDTVVGDVAVPAGSMLWCVMRHDSVSDAHFPDAQAFRPERWLEGSAEANNKRAAMPFGGGLRTCPGRYLALLEIKIAMAMLLGSFDIAGVDTPDGGEAQELMGFVMSPIGLTMRLARPQ; from the coding sequence ATGCCACCACTCGACCACGTCACCGCACCTGCACCCGCCACCACCCTGCGCCAGATCCGCCAGTTGCCGGGGCCATTCGCCTTGCCCATCATCGGCAACGCCATGCAAGTGAGACTGCCGCGCATCCACCGCGACGTGGAAGGCTGGGTACGCCGCTATGGCCCCTTCGTGCGCGCCTGGTTTGGCCGCACCCTGGTGCTGGTGGTGGCCGACAGCGAGGCCGTGGCCGCCGTGCTGCGCGACCGCCCGGACGGTTTCCGCCGCCCCCTCAGCAGCTACACGATTTCGGTGGAAATGGGCGGCATCCCCGGCGTCTTCCTGGCCGAGGGCAGCGAGTGGCGCAACCAGCGCCGCATGGTCATGGCCGGCATGGCGCCGGGCGCCATCAAGGCATATTTCCCCGCGCTGGTGACGGTGGCGCAGCGCCTGCAGCGGCGCTGGCAGCATGCCGCCACGCAAGGCCAGGCCATCGCCCTCGATGGCGACCTGAAACGCTACACGGTCGACATCATCGCCGGCCTGGCCTTCGGCAGCGAAGTCAACACGCTGGAATCGGGCGAGGACGTGATCCAGCGCCACCTGGACGCCATCCTGCCGGCCGTGGCACGGCGCAGCCTGTCGATGCTGCCGTACTGGCGCTACGTCAAACTGCCCGTCGACCGGCGCCTGGACCGCGACGTGGCAGCGCTGGACGTGGCCGTGGCGCAACTGGTGCAGCAGGCGCGCGAACGCATGGCGCACGACCCCGCGCGGCGCGTGCGGCCACCGAACCTGCTCGAAGCCATGATCGCCGCCGCCGACGAAAAGGACAGCGGCGTGAACGACCGCGCCGTGGCCGGCAATGTGCTGACCATGCTGCTGGCCGGTGAAGACACGACGGCCAACACGATTTCCTGGATCATCTATCTGCTGCAGCGCCATCCGCACAGCCTGGCCAAGGCGCGCGAGGAAGTGCGGCGCCTGGCGCCCGACGTGGCGCAGTTCAGCGTGGCGCAAATGGATAGCCTCGACTACCTGGGCGCCTGCGCCAGCGAGGCCATGCGCTTGAAACCGGTGGCGCCCTACATTCCGCTCGAAGCGCTGCGCGACACGGTGGTGGGCGACGTGGCCGTGCCCGCCGGCAGCATGCTGTGGTGTGTGATGCGCCACGACAGCGTGTCCGATGCACACTTTCCCGACGCGCAAGCGTTCCGGCCCGAGCGCTGGCTGGAGGGCAGCGCCGAGGCGAACAACAAGCGCGCCGCCATGCCGTTTGGCGGGGGCTTGCGTACCTGTCCCGGCCGCTATCTGGCTTTGCTGGAAATCAAGATCGCCATGGCCATGCTGCTGGGCAGCTTCGACATCGCCGGCGTCGACACGCCCGATGGCGGCGAGGCGCAGGAGCTGATGGGTTTTGTGATGTCGCCCATCGGTTTGACGATGCGCCTGGCGCGGCCGCAGTGA
- a CDS encoding TonB-dependent receptor — MKLTLFAAAAMALCQAQAAEPAGASLAASGDLPTVIITGSMPLPTVEQASDTFAAPVQTASAQQIASSGALDLSAFLRRNLGSVVVNEVQNNPFQPDVSYRGYTASPLLGTPQGLSVYLDGMRLNQPFGDVVSWDLIPRMAIKSLTLMPGSNPLFGLNTLGGALALQTKDGRSNSGTAVEARLGSDQRRGVEFEHGGSNAQGWHWYVTGNRFKEDGWRDDSPSDVRQLFGKLGWSDARTDIAATVAHADNALTGNGLQEQRLLARDYRSVYTKPDLTQNRSTLLNLTGKHQASAALLLSGNVYYRKIDTHTYNGDLNDESLDQSIYQPGAAERAALAAAGYTGFPASGANAGNTPFPKWRCIANVLLNDEPAEKCNGMINRSHTQQENYGFSGQFTALADLAGSRHAVTAGAAFDTSHATFRQTSQFGYLNPDRGITPVDFFADGTQIGDDGTPVDNRVDLSGRMRTWSVYASDSIALKQDLTLTVSGRYNRSTVRNRDAITPGGGSGSLDGDHRFSRFNPAIGLAYAPAAGVSAYLGYNEGSRTPTAIELGCADPENPCRLPNAMAGDPPLKQVVTKTWEAGVRGQWGELARWSAGLFRAENHDDILFVADNQAGFGYFKNFGKTRHQGVELALDGKAGALDFGVNYTWLQATYQSRETVNGSANSSSDADAPGLEGNIAITPGKRIPLTPSHIFKAHVDYEGGRDWTVGLAMTAVSSAYARGNENNAHQAGGPAYLGAGKSGGYAVVELNGKYQLTPQLSVFAQVNNLFNRNYATAAQLGATGFDANGNFAARPLPAVNGEYPMVNATFYAAGAPRSVNAGLRYVF, encoded by the coding sequence ATGAAACTGACTTTATTCGCCGCCGCGGCCATGGCGCTGTGCCAGGCGCAGGCTGCCGAGCCTGCTGGTGCAAGCCTGGCCGCCTCGGGTGACTTGCCCACCGTCATCATCACGGGCAGCATGCCGCTGCCCACCGTGGAGCAGGCGAGTGACACGTTCGCCGCGCCCGTGCAGACGGCCAGCGCGCAGCAGATCGCCTCCAGCGGCGCGCTGGACTTATCCGCCTTTCTGCGCCGCAACTTGGGCAGCGTGGTTGTGAACGAGGTGCAGAACAATCCGTTCCAGCCCGACGTCAGCTACCGCGGCTATACGGCGTCACCGTTGCTGGGCACGCCGCAAGGACTCTCTGTGTACCTCGACGGCATGCGGCTGAACCAGCCGTTTGGCGACGTCGTCAGCTGGGATTTGATACCGCGCATGGCCATCAAATCGCTGACCCTGATGCCGGGCTCGAATCCATTGTTCGGCCTCAACACCCTGGGCGGCGCGCTGGCCCTGCAGACCAAGGATGGCCGCAGCAATTCCGGCACCGCCGTCGAGGCGCGCCTGGGTTCCGATCAACGCCGCGGTGTCGAGTTCGAACATGGCGGCAGCAATGCGCAAGGCTGGCACTGGTATGTGACGGGCAACCGTTTCAAGGAAGATGGCTGGCGCGACGATTCCCCGTCCGACGTGCGCCAGCTGTTCGGCAAGCTCGGCTGGAGCGATGCGCGCACGGACATTGCCGCCACCGTGGCCCACGCGGACAATGCGCTGACGGGCAACGGCTTGCAGGAACAGCGCCTGCTGGCGCGCGATTACCGCAGCGTCTACACCAAGCCGGACTTGACGCAAAACAGGTCGACCTTGCTGAACCTGACGGGCAAACACCAGGCCAGCGCTGCCTTGCTCTTGTCCGGCAATGTCTACTACCGCAAGATCGACACGCACACCTACAACGGCGACCTGAACGACGAGTCGCTCGACCAGTCCATCTATCAGCCCGGCGCGGCCGAACGGGCCGCCCTGGCGGCGGCCGGCTACACGGGCTTTCCCGCCAGCGGGGCGAATGCGGGCAATACGCCGTTTCCGAAATGGCGTTGCATAGCCAACGTGCTGCTGAACGACGAGCCGGCCGAAAAATGCAATGGCATGATCAACCGCAGCCATACGCAGCAGGAAAACTACGGTTTTTCGGGCCAGTTCACGGCGCTGGCCGACCTGGCGGGATCGCGCCATGCCGTCACGGCCGGCGCCGCCTTCGACACGAGTCACGCCACCTTTCGCCAGACCAGCCAGTTCGGCTACCTGAACCCGGACCGCGGCATCACGCCCGTGGACTTCTTTGCCGACGGCACGCAGATCGGCGACGACGGCACGCCAGTGGATAACCGGGTCGACTTGAGCGGGCGCATGCGCACCTGGAGCGTGTATGCGAGCGACAGCATTGCGCTCAAGCAAGACTTGACCCTGACTGTTTCCGGACGCTACAACCGCAGCACCGTGCGCAACCGCGACGCCATCACGCCGGGCGGCGGCAGCGGTTCGCTCGATGGCGACCACCGCTTCAGCCGCTTCAATCCCGCCATCGGCCTGGCCTATGCGCCGGCTGCGGGCGTGAGCGCCTACCTTGGCTACAACGAAGGCAGCCGCACGCCGACGGCCATCGAGCTTGGCTGCGCCGACCCGGAAAACCCGTGCCGCCTGCCCAACGCCATGGCCGGCGACCCGCCCTTGAAACAGGTGGTGACGAAGACGTGGGAAGCGGGCGTGCGCGGCCAGTGGGGCGAGCTGGCGCGCTGGAGCGCGGGCCTGTTCCGCGCGGAAAACCACGACGATATCCTGTTCGTCGCCGACAACCAGGCCGGTTTCGGCTACTTCAAAAATTTCGGCAAGACGCGCCACCAGGGGGTGGAGCTGGCGCTGGACGGCAAGGCGGGTGCGCTGGACTTCGGCGTCAATTACACGTGGTTGCAGGCGACGTATCAAAGCCGGGAGACGGTCAACGGCAGTGCCAACAGCAGCAGCGACGCGGACGCGCCCGGCCTCGAAGGCAATATCGCGATTACGCCGGGCAAGCGCATTCCTTTGACACCGAGCCATATTTTCAAAGCGCACGTGGATTACGAGGGCGGGCGCGACTGGACGGTGGGCCTGGCCATGACGGCCGTCTCCAGCGCGTATGCGCGCGGCAATGAAAACAATGCGCACCAGGCGGGCGGCCCAGCGTACCTGGGCGCGGGCAAGAGCGGCGGCTACGCCGTGGTCGAGCTGAACGGCAAGTACCAGCTGACGCCGCAGCTGAGCGTGTTCGCCCAGGTGAATAACCTGTTCAACCGCAACTATGCGACGGCGGCCCAGCTGGGCGCGACGGGTTTCGACGCCAACGGCAATTTCGCCGCCCGGCCACTGCCGGCCGTGAACGGCGAATATCCGATGGTCAACGCGACCTTTTATGCGGCTGGCGCGCCGCGCAGCGTGAATGCGGGCTTGCGCTACGTGTTTTAA
- a CDS encoding Lrp/AsnC family transcriptional regulator: MKLDKFDLAILTALQQDARISLHELSAKVGLTSSPCWARIKRMEDDGVIEGYTVNVNAAKVGLADTVIVQVTLDDHSDQALFEFGHALAMIPEVLEAFLVSGDYDYYLRIAVSDTRDYERLLRERLYKIPGIRHSKSSFVLRQLKQSYLPLQR; encoded by the coding sequence ATGAAGCTCGATAAATTCGATCTCGCCATCCTGACGGCCCTGCAGCAGGATGCCCGCATCAGCCTGCACGAGCTGAGCGCCAAGGTGGGCCTGACCTCGTCGCCATGCTGGGCGCGCATCAAGCGCATGGAAGACGATGGCGTCATCGAAGGCTACACGGTGAACGTCAACGCGGCCAAGGTGGGGCTGGCCGACACCGTCATCGTGCAAGTCACGCTGGACGACCATTCCGACCAGGCCCTGTTCGAATTCGGCCACGCGCTGGCCATGATCCCGGAAGTGCTGGAAGCGTTCCTTGTTTCCGGCGACTACGATTACTATTTGCGCATTGCGGTGAGCGACACGCGCGACTATGAACGGCTGCTGCGCGAGCGCCTGTATAAAATTCCCGGCATCCGCCACAGCAAATCGAGCTTTGTCTTGCGCCAGCTCAAACAGAGTTACTTGCCCTTGCAGCGTTAG
- a CDS encoding GNAT family N-acetyltransferase has translation MTIRLESPQQADVQTLIAELDAYQQTLYPAECVYSLDLASVPSDTLLFAVARDADGRARACGAIVVTPDFGEVKRMYVHPDSRGLGLARRLLSLLEEQALARGCRLLTLETGIHQPEAIALYARHGYQRRGPYGDYPDDPFSVFMEKPLQAAA, from the coding sequence ATGACCATCCGCCTGGAATCGCCACAGCAAGCCGACGTGCAAACCCTGATCGCCGAGCTTGATGCCTATCAACAGACCCTGTACCCGGCCGAGTGCGTCTACTCGCTGGACCTGGCATCGGTGCCATCCGATACCCTGCTGTTTGCCGTCGCCCGCGATGCCGATGGCCGCGCGCGCGCCTGCGGCGCCATCGTCGTCACGCCCGATTTCGGCGAGGTCAAGCGCATGTACGTGCACCCGGACAGCCGCGGCCTGGGCCTGGCCAGGCGCCTGCTAAGCTTGCTGGAAGAGCAGGCGCTGGCGCGCGGCTGCCGCTTGCTGACGTTGGAGACGGGCATCCACCAGCCCGAAGCCATCGCCCTGTACGCGCGCCACGGCTACCAGCGGCGCGGGCCGTACGGCGACTATCCCGACGACCCGTTCAGTGTCTTCATGGAAAAACCACTGCAGGCGGCGGCATGA
- a CDS encoding helix-turn-helix domain-containing protein, which produces MAGTNTTGTNTTARAAPKIAGTIVAMPAAPSPLTRLIAPRTALASCVRAFLVRDTTHCAPLPPAQRLNRFPATPMCCLLWTVAGDVEAAAPAPDLLHVRMPPALFSGPRGYPLVSYNPGPVHSFMVMLYPAALHALTGIDMAALFDQVRPLAPLFDADWLALSDAVLAAPDDDARIALVEAFLAPRWALARKGGDHPAGAIQDWVRRLGVQAASTGLASGARNIERRIKAWAGQPMRTLRRMRRAEQSFLDARESMLQGNASWTDIAAEGGYADQAHLCREVRAITGLSPTELARASREDESYWVYRIWA; this is translated from the coding sequence ATGGCAGGAACGAATACGACAGGAACGAATACGACAGCGCGCGCGGCGCCGAAAATTGCCGGTACAATCGTCGCCATGCCTGCCGCCCCATCGCCCCTGACCCGTTTGATCGCGCCGCGCACCGCGCTCGCTTCCTGCGTGCGCGCCTTCCTCGTGCGCGACACCACGCATTGCGCGCCGCTGCCGCCCGCGCAGCGCCTGAACCGCTTTCCCGCCACGCCCATGTGCTGCCTGCTGTGGACGGTCGCGGGCGACGTCGAGGCGGCCGCGCCCGCTCCCGACCTGCTGCACGTGCGCATGCCGCCCGCCCTGTTCAGCGGGCCGCGCGGCTATCCCCTGGTCAGCTACAACCCCGGCCCCGTGCACTCGTTCATGGTGATGCTGTATCCGGCCGCCCTGCATGCGTTGACGGGCATCGACATGGCGGCCCTGTTCGACCAGGTGCGTCCGCTGGCACCGCTGTTCGACGCCGACTGGCTGGCCTTGTCCGACGCCGTGCTGGCCGCACCCGACGATGACGCGCGCATCGCGCTGGTGGAAGCATTCCTCGCGCCGCGCTGGGCGCTGGCGCGCAAGGGCGGCGACCATCCGGCCGGCGCCATCCAGGACTGGGTGCGCCGCCTGGGCGTGCAGGCGGCCTCGACGGGCCTGGCCAGCGGCGCGCGCAATATCGAGCGCCGCATCAAGGCCTGGGCCGGCCAGCCCATGCGCACCCTGCGCCGCATGCGCCGCGCGGAACAGTCGTTTCTCGACGCGCGAGAATCCATGCTGCAAGGCAATGCTTCCTGGACCGATATCGCCGCCGAGGGCGGTTACGCCGACCAGGCCCACCTGTGCCGCGAAGTGCGCGCCATCACGGGCCTGAGCCCCACGGAACTGGCGCGCGCCAGCCGCGAGGATGAAAGTTATTGGGTCTACAGGATTTGGGCGTAA
- a CDS encoding nucleotide pyrophosphohydrolase, whose protein sequence is MSAPADSLSDIRARLRAFADERDWDQFHTPKNLAMALSVEVAELVEHYQWLPTGADAELDDAKRTGIRHELADVLMYLVRLADKSGVDLHSAVLEKMALNAQKYPAQQVRGDARKYSEY, encoded by the coding sequence ATGAGCGCGCCGGCCGACAGCCTGTCTGATATCCGTGCACGCCTGCGCGCCTTTGCCGACGAACGCGACTGGGACCAGTTCCACACGCCGAAAAATCTGGCCATGGCCCTGTCCGTGGAAGTGGCGGAACTGGTCGAGCACTACCAGTGGCTGCCCACGGGCGCGGACGCCGAACTGGACGATGCCAAACGCACGGGCATCCGCCACGAGCTGGCCGACGTGCTGATGTACCTGGTGCGCCTGGCCGACAAGAGCGGCGTCGACCTGCACTCTGCCGTGCTGGAAAAGATGGCACTGAACGCACAGAAATACCCGGCGCAACAGGTACGCGGCGACGCGCGCAAATATAGCGAGTACTGA
- a CDS encoding response regulator: protein MTPIRVMLVDDHPVVRTGYRRLLEQGGDITVVAEAGNGETAYGLHLEHAPDVCVTDLSMPGIGGLELLRKLLARDAGARVLVFTMHDTPQLIARAFDGGACGFVSKQADPEHLVDAVRAAHAGRRYLDPHSAPDVLQGTARREAERLSSLSQREFEIFRLLAEGRSAADCARLLHLSSKTVANHQTCIREKLDVPGPAALVHLALRNGVIEQIHP, encoded by the coding sequence ATGACCCCGATCCGCGTGATGCTGGTCGACGACCACCCGGTGGTGCGCACGGGCTACCGGCGCCTGCTGGAACAGGGCGGCGATATCACCGTCGTGGCCGAGGCGGGCAACGGTGAAACCGCATATGGTTTGCACCTGGAGCACGCGCCCGACGTCTGCGTGACGGATTTGTCCATGCCCGGCATCGGCGGCCTGGAATTGCTGCGCAAGCTGCTCGCCCGCGACGCCGGCGCCCGCGTGCTGGTGTTTACCATGCACGACACGCCGCAGCTGATCGCGCGCGCGTTTGACGGCGGCGCCTGCGGCTTCGTCAGCAAGCAGGCCGACCCGGAACACCTGGTCGACGCCGTGCGCGCCGCCCATGCGGGCCGGCGCTACCTCGATCCGCACAGCGCGCCTGACGTGCTGCAAGGCACGGCCCGCAGGGAGGCGGAACGTTTGAGCAGCCTGAGCCAGCGCGAATTCGAAATCTTCCGCCTGCTGGCCGAAGGCCGCAGCGCCGCCGACTGCGCCCGCCTGCTGCACCTGAGCAGCAAGACGGTGGCCAACCACCAGACTTGCATCAGGGAAAAGCTCGACGTGCCCGGCCCCGCCGCCCTCGTCCATCTTGCTCTGCGCAACGGCGTCATCGAACAGATCCACCCTTAA